One window of the Gammaproteobacteria bacterium genome contains the following:
- a CDS encoding ABC transporter ATP-binding protein, with amino-acid sequence MLKMTHLSKAFRTEVVETFALRDFSIHVREGEFVAVTGPSGSGKTTFLNIAGLLETPTDGTYELDSQDVSRLGDDARSRIRNEKIGFIFQAFNLIPDLNVFDNVDVPLRYRGMKGSERKRRIDDALARVGLSARTKHYPAELSGGQQQRVAIARALAGSPRLLLADEPTGNLDTQMARAVMELLEEIHREGATIVMVTHDPELAARAQRNVHVIDGQVVDVGDAEARLAASAVQA; translated from the coding sequence ATGCTTAAGATGACTCATCTGTCCAAGGCCTTCCGCACCGAAGTGGTGGAAACCTTCGCCTTGCGTGACTTCTCGATCCACGTGCGCGAAGGCGAATTCGTGGCCGTGACCGGTCCTTCCGGTTCCGGCAAGACCACGTTCCTCAACATCGCCGGCTTGCTGGAAACGCCGACCGACGGAACCTACGAACTCGACAGCCAGGACGTGAGCCGTCTCGGCGACGATGCGCGCTCGCGCATCCGCAACGAGAAGATCGGCTTCATTTTCCAGGCCTTCAATCTGATTCCCGATCTCAATGTGTTCGACAACGTCGACGTGCCCTTGCGCTATCGCGGCATGAAGGGCTCCGAACGCAAGCGCCGCATCGACGACGCGCTGGCGCGTGTCGGTCTGTCGGCCCGCACCAAGCATTATCCGGCCGAACTTTCGGGCGGCCAGCAGCAGCGCGTGGCGATCGCGCGCGCGCTGGCCGGCAGCCCGCGTCTGCTGCTGGCGGACGAACCCACCGGCAACCTCGACACGCAGATGGCGCGCGCCGTGATGGAATTGCTGGAAGAGATTCACCGTGAGGGCGCGACCATCGTCATGGTCACGCACGACCCGGAACTGGCGGCGCGCGCGCAGCGCAACGTGCATGTGATCGACGGGCAGGTGGTGGACGTGGGCGACGCCGAGGCACGGCTCGCCGCCAGCGCCGTGCAGGCCT
- a CDS encoding efflux RND transporter periplasmic adaptor subunit, which translates to MFRDTSAQDRVVERASFWKRRRLPIAIALLLLVALVLLMPGLARLWSAEKSVSASRLSIATVERGRFVRDIAAEGRVVAAVSPTLYAAAAGTVSFEITAGHDVAQGEVLGTIESPELESELAQEQSALQAMTVDYQRAQLDARQQALVADETLEKARIDRNAAATEQARTQKAFDLGVIPEIEVMRTQAALDKAEVAYKHAQSDRGLQSEGLAFEVDAKRLARDRQALLVKDLDRKVDLLSLHSPVSGQVGQLLVAERAYVAKDTPLLTVIDLSALEVELKVPESFARDLAVGMPAEIRGSGREFTGEVGAVSPEVVSGEVTARVRFTGDAPQGLRQNQRLSVRVLLDARDDVLMVARGPFLESGGGNSAYVVQGDIAERRVIHTGAASIDKVEVLDGLQVGERIVISGTDNFDGAQRVVISR; encoded by the coding sequence GGTCGTCGAGCGAGCGTCGTTCTGGAAACGGCGGCGGCTTCCGATCGCGATCGCGCTGCTGCTGCTGGTGGCGCTGGTGCTGCTGATGCCGGGGCTGGCGCGCCTGTGGTCGGCCGAAAAATCGGTGAGCGCCTCGCGTCTGTCGATCGCCACGGTGGAGCGCGGCCGTTTCGTGCGGGACATCGCGGCCGAGGGACGGGTGGTCGCGGCCGTCAGCCCCACGCTGTACGCCGCCGCCGCCGGCACCGTGAGTTTCGAAATCACGGCCGGGCATGACGTGGCGCAAGGCGAGGTGCTCGGCACCATCGAAAGCCCGGAGCTGGAAAGCGAACTGGCGCAGGAGCAATCGGCCTTGCAGGCGATGACGGTGGACTACCAGCGCGCCCAGCTCGATGCCCGGCAGCAGGCGCTGGTGGCGGACGAGACGCTGGAGAAGGCACGCATCGACCGGAATGCCGCGGCGACCGAGCAGGCGCGGACGCAGAAGGCCTTCGATCTCGGCGTGATTCCGGAGATTGAGGTGATGCGCACCCAGGCTGCGCTGGACAAGGCCGAGGTGGCCTACAAGCACGCGCAAAGTGACCGCGGCCTGCAATCCGAAGGGCTCGCGTTCGAAGTGGATGCCAAGCGCCTGGCGCGCGACCGGCAGGCCTTGCTGGTCAAGGATCTCGATCGCAAGGTCGATCTGCTGAGCCTGCATTCCCCGGTTTCGGGGCAGGTCGGTCAACTGCTGGTCGCCGAGCGCGCCTATGTCGCCAAGGACACGCCCTTGCTCACGGTGATCGACCTCAGCGCGCTGGAGGTGGAACTCAAGGTGCCGGAAAGCTTCGCGCGCGATCTGGCGGTGGGCATGCCGGCCGAGATTCGCGGCAGTGGCCGCGAGTTCACCGGTGAGGTCGGCGCCGTCTCGCCGGAGGTCGTCAGCGGTGAGGTCACGGCCCGTGTGCGCTTCACCGGCGATGCGCCCCAGGGATTGCGTCAGAACCAGCGCCTCTCGGTGCGCGTGCTGCTCGACGCCCGCGACGATGTGCTGATGGTGGCGCGCGGTCCGTTCCTGGAATCCGGGGGCGGCAACAGCGCCTACGTGGTTCAGGGCGACATCGCCGAGCGCCGCGTGATCCATACCGGCGCCGCCAGCATCGACAAGGTCGAGGTGCTCGACGGCCTGCAGGTCGGCGAACGCATCGTGATTTCCGGAACCGATAACTTCGATGGCGCGCAGCGCGTCGTCATCAGCCGCTAA